The following are encoded together in the Desulfobacterales bacterium genome:
- a CDS encoding ABC transporter substrate-binding protein has protein sequence MMRKIQFKRVFASGLLIGLMLIAGFSMGLCAQGDSSENSLKIALLPILDTFPFYVAEAQGYFDRYGVTVTAVPVGSGLERDQLMQSGAVDGMLNEMASTASFNRDRIQVKIISAARKAYPHYPLFRILAAPGSNIATAADLKDIPIGISKNTIIEYVTDRLMVAGGLIPAQISKKSVPVIPERYQLLIQGQLKAATLPDPLAKSALEAGAGAVIDDSTHPQYSVSVLTFHLNAVENKAGAVRQFLKAWNRAAQDINANPDSFRNLLLQKIRVPKNIQQTYRIPPFPLREVPSAAQWADVMDWMVSKGLLKTPIPYKDSVTSKFLP, from the coding sequence ATGATGCGAAAAATACAGTTCAAACGGGTGTTTGCCAGCGGTCTGTTGATCGGGCTGATGTTAATAGCAGGTTTTTCGATGGGGCTATGCGCGCAGGGGGATTCATCGGAAAATTCGCTCAAAATTGCCCTTTTGCCCATTTTGGATACATTTCCCTTTTACGTGGCTGAGGCGCAAGGTTATTTTGATCGCTACGGTGTTACGGTTACGGCCGTACCGGTGGGCAGCGGGTTGGAAAGAGACCAACTGATGCAGTCCGGTGCCGTGGACGGCATGCTCAACGAAATGGCCTCCACCGCAAGCTTCAATCGTGATCGTATTCAGGTTAAGATTATTTCAGCCGCCCGCAAAGCCTATCCGCACTATCCTCTCTTTCGGATATTGGCAGCTCCCGGCAGCAACATTGCCACCGCGGCCGACCTGAAAGACATCCCCATTGGAATTTCTAAAAACACGATCATCGAGTACGTCACCGATCGTTTGATGGTCGCCGGCGGTCTAATACCGGCGCAAATATCCAAAAAATCTGTTCCGGTGATACCGGAACGCTATCAACTGCTGATACAGGGGCAGCTGAAGGCGGCCACTTTGCCGGATCCGCTGGCTAAAAGCGCTCTTGAAGCCGGTGCCGGTGCTGTCATCGACGATTCGACACACCCGCAGTATAGTGTCAGTGTGTTGACCTTCCATCTGAATGCCGTCGAAAACAAGGCCGGCGCTGTGCGTCAATTTTTAAAGGCCTGGAATCGCGCCGCACAGGATATCAATGCGAACCCGGATTCTTTCCGCAACCTTTTGCTTCAAAAAATCCGGGTTCCCAAAAATATTCAGCAAACCTATCGTATTCCGCCCTTCCCGTTGCGGGAGGTCCCCAGTGCCGCGCAATGGGCAGACGTGATGGACTGGATGGTGTCCAAGGGGCTTTTAAAAACACCTATCCCATATAAGGATTCTGTTACAAGCAAATTTTTGCCCTAA
- a CDS encoding methylenetetrahydrofolate reductase — translation MPTKFKEALDSGKFVVTSEVAPPKGTNLEKFKHHIELLKDKVDAMNVTDHQSSVMRYPSLGGAMLVQEMGGEVILQMTCRDRNRLALQADLLFASSRGIQNVLCLTGDSIILGDHKEAKSVFDMDSSQLLKTVRLLEAGKDLGGNDLDGGVSFCAGAIVTPEANPLEPQLIKFEKKLEAGAEFIQTQAVYDLDKFKEFMDYARQFNTKILAGVILLTSAPMARFMNKNIAGVFVPQDLIDEMASAPKGQALAKGIEITGRMIKRIHDENMCDGVHIMAIGKEEKVPEIMQTAGLI, via the coding sequence ATGCCAACAAAATTTAAAGAAGCTTTGGATTCCGGTAAATTTGTGGTGACCAGTGAGGTTGCCCCGCCAAAGGGAACCAACCTTGAAAAATTCAAGCACCATATCGAATTGTTAAAAGACAAGGTCGACGCCATGAATGTCACCGATCATCAGAGCTCGGTGATGCGTTATCCGTCTCTGGGTGGCGCGATGCTGGTTCAAGAAATGGGCGGGGAGGTCATATTGCAGATGACCTGCCGGGATCGCAACCGGCTGGCATTACAGGCCGATCTTTTGTTTGCTTCCTCGCGCGGGATTCAAAATGTTCTTTGCCTTACCGGAGATTCGATCATTTTAGGGGATCATAAAGAAGCCAAGAGCGTTTTTGACATGGACTCCAGCCAGTTGTTGAAAACGGTGCGCCTCTTGGAGGCAGGCAAAGACCTTGGCGGCAACGATCTGGATGGCGGGGTTTCATTTTGTGCCGGTGCCATCGTAACACCTGAAGCAAACCCGCTTGAACCGCAACTAATCAAATTTGAAAAAAAGCTGGAGGCCGGCGCTGAGTTTATTCAAACCCAGGCGGTTTATGACCTGGATAAATTCAAAGAATTCATGGATTACGCGCGGCAGTTCAATACCAAGATCCTGGCCGGTGTTATTTTACTGACCTCGGCGCCTATGGCCCGGTTTATGAATAAAAATATCGCCGGGGTTTTTGTGCCGCAGGATCTGATTGATGAAATGGCATCCGCACCCAAAGGCCAGGCGCTGGCCAAAGGGATTGAAATTACCGGCCGCATGATTAAACGCATTCATGATGAAAATATGTGCGACGGCGTGCACATCATGGCCATCGGCAAGGAAGAGAAGGTGCCGGAGATTATGCAGACAGCAGGATTGATATAG
- a CDS encoding methylenetetrahydrofolate reductase C-terminal domain-containing protein: protein MIRSITQKKPDKEIERLLKGLNRIFIIGCGTCVTLTRTGGDPEVRAMTEELSTKGKMVTGQTVVPVACDNLTREFLSDFGEQINQADALLIMTCAFGVQSIARQLHKMVIPALDTLFIGKESAVGLFDEICTQCGTCIIGETGGICPVTNCHKGLVNGPCGGTNHGKCEIDVNKDCVWTLIYNRLNELGRLESMRKYQKPRNHLGEPKPGKFELPEG, encoded by the coding sequence ATGATTCGATCCATAACGCAAAAAAAACCGGACAAAGAAATTGAACGCCTCTTGAAAGGACTTAACCGGATTTTCATTATTGGGTGCGGAACCTGTGTGACCCTTACCCGCACCGGCGGAGACCCGGAAGTGCGCGCCATGACAGAAGAGTTGTCCACAAAGGGTAAAATGGTTACCGGTCAAACAGTGGTACCGGTTGCTTGTGACAATCTAACCCGTGAGTTTCTGAGTGATTTTGGCGAGCAGATCAATCAGGCCGATGCTCTGCTGATCATGACTTGTGCCTTTGGCGTTCAAAGCATTGCCCGCCAGTTGCACAAGATGGTCATTCCAGCCCTGGATACCCTGTTCATCGGCAAAGAATCGGCGGTGGGATTGTTCGATGAGATCTGCACCCAGTGCGGTACCTGCATCATCGGCGAAACCGGTGGTATTTGCCCGGTGACCAACTGTCACAAGGGTTTAGTCAATGGTCCCTGCGGCGGTACCAATCACGGCAAATGCGAAATCGACGTTAACAAAGACTGTGTCTGGACTTTGATTTACAATCGTCTCAATGAACTGGGACGGCTCGAATCCATGCGAAAATACCAAAAACCGCGTAATCATCTGGGTGAGCCCAAGCCTGGGAAATTTGAGCTTCCAGAAGGATAA
- a CDS encoding FAD-dependent oxidoreductase: MEKLSSIGKLEWLRNKIQSRKKEGTIEVHVCMTGCRAYGAAGVLGSLKDEVKSQKISDRVEIRATGCHGFCAKAPVIAIEPMGVQYQEVEPNDAAEIVAQTLKRSQLIDRLAYHEPKTHQPVYYRNQIPFYAKQERRVLANCGRIDPTRVEDYIADGGYQALVKALSKMSPEQVVEEVLTAKLRGRGGAGFPTGLKWKFARQSEGRPKYTVCNADEGDPGAFMDRAILEGDPHAVVEGMLIGAYAMGSEYGYIYVREEYPIAIDHLNIAIDQANELGLLGENILGTGFNFDLSLRLGAGAFVCGEETALMASIEGKRGMPRARPPFPAQAGIDAKPTNINNVETWANVPLIIKNGADWYGQVGTEESKGTKIFSLAGKVNNTGLVEVPIGSTVKDVIYDIGGGIPKGRAFKAVQMGGPAGGCVPPQFLSLEIDYDTVQRIGAIMGSGGMVVMDENNCMVEIARFFLSFTQSESCGKCAPCRLGTTQLLEILTRITQGKGRMEDIDTIRQLGETLTEASLCGLGQACSKPALSTLKYFLKEFEDHIKEHRCAGAVCDSMVISACQHACPAGIDVPNYVAAIADGEYDKSVEIIRERNPFPAVCGRICIHPCEFKCRRGELDQPVAIRALKRVASDWYFKNIGPQREPFPVTREEKVAVVGAGPAGLTCAYFLAKMGYQTTVFEAQSVAGGMLGIAVPEFRLPRQVIEEEIQYIQNCGVEIRYNAPIDAKHTFNDLLNEGYSAVFIAAGAQASKQIGIPGEEEGLEGIYYGLDFLTQVRMGEKVPLSGKTVIIGGGNVAVDVARTALRTGAQEAQIFCLEPRDEMPAWEQDVDEAIDEGIVINPDLSPSKITHEKGKVTGVEFTRCICVFDDEGCFNPTCDLDDTRFVDADNVIISIGQAADMSFLSADSQLERELWGALVVDTNTLATNVPGVFAGGDFTTGPTFVIRAIASGRRAAIAIDKYLGGDKSRVYIPDEKSPRHTGTKLALEKEDMEDKPRVEVEVENAQERIRDFREVEKGFSEEEAYREAIRCLRCDLEKEENAI; the protein is encoded by the coding sequence ATGGAGAAGCTTTCATCCATCGGAAAGCTGGAGTGGCTCCGCAATAAAATCCAGTCCCGCAAAAAAGAAGGAACCATCGAAGTGCATGTGTGCATGACCGGCTGTCGGGCTTACGGCGCCGCCGGTGTGCTGGGGTCCTTAAAAGATGAAGTCAAAAGCCAAAAGATTTCGGATCGGGTGGAAATCCGTGCCACCGGCTGTCACGGTTTTTGTGCCAAGGCACCGGTGATTGCCATTGAGCCCATGGGGGTTCAATACCAAGAAGTGGAGCCGAATGATGCCGCCGAAATCGTCGCTCAGACTTTGAAACGCAGCCAGCTCATCGACCGCCTGGCCTATCACGAACCCAAGACGCATCAACCGGTCTATTACCGCAACCAGATCCCTTTTTACGCCAAACAGGAACGACGGGTTTTGGCCAACTGCGGCCGCATCGATCCAACCCGAGTCGAAGATTATATTGCCGATGGCGGCTATCAGGCCCTGGTCAAGGCGTTGTCGAAAATGTCGCCCGAACAGGTCGTCGAAGAGGTTCTGACTGCTAAACTCAGAGGCCGAGGCGGAGCGGGGTTTCCCACCGGACTCAAATGGAAATTCGCTCGACAGTCTGAAGGCCGGCCCAAGTATACCGTCTGCAACGCTGATGAGGGCGATCCCGGTGCATTCATGGATCGCGCCATTTTGGAAGGCGACCCGCATGCGGTGGTGGAAGGGATGCTCATCGGTGCCTATGCCATGGGCAGTGAATACGGCTACATCTATGTGCGCGAAGAGTATCCGATCGCCATCGATCATCTTAACATCGCCATCGACCAGGCCAATGAATTGGGGCTTTTGGGCGAAAACATTTTGGGCACCGGATTTAATTTTGATCTCTCTCTGCGCTTGGGTGCCGGGGCGTTCGTCTGCGGTGAAGAAACGGCCCTGATGGCCTCGATCGAAGGCAAACGCGGCATGCCCCGGGCCAGACCGCCTTTTCCGGCGCAGGCAGGTATTGATGCCAAACCGACGAATATCAACAATGTTGAAACCTGGGCCAACGTCCCGTTAATCATTAAAAACGGAGCGGATTGGTACGGCCAGGTGGGCACCGAAGAGAGCAAAGGCACCAAAATCTTCTCTCTGGCGGGCAAGGTCAACAACACCGGACTGGTGGAGGTGCCAATCGGATCCACCGTCAAAGACGTCATTTATGACATTGGCGGCGGCATACCAAAAGGTCGCGCGTTTAAGGCCGTTCAAATGGGCGGGCCGGCCGGCGGCTGTGTGCCACCTCAATTTTTAAGCCTTGAAATTGATTACGATACGGTCCAGCGCATCGGGGCCATCATGGGGTCGGGCGGTATGGTGGTCATGGATGAAAATAACTGCATGGTTGAAATCGCCCGCTTTTTCCTCAGCTTCACCCAGTCAGAATCCTGTGGTAAATGTGCACCCTGCCGTCTGGGCACCACCCAGCTGCTGGAAATTCTGACACGCATCACCCAGGGCAAGGGCCGTATGGAAGACATTGATACGATCCGGCAACTGGGAGAGACCTTGACTGAGGCATCCTTGTGCGGTCTGGGACAGGCCTGCTCCAAACCGGCCCTTTCGACCCTCAAATATTTTCTCAAAGAATTTGAAGACCACATCAAAGAACATCGCTGTGCCGGAGCAGTATGCGATTCGATGGTGATTTCCGCCTGTCAGCATGCCTGCCCGGCAGGCATTGATGTGCCCAATTATGTGGCGGCGATTGCTGATGGCGAATATGATAAATCGGTTGAGATCATTCGCGAGCGCAACCCGTTTCCGGCGGTTTGCGGGCGTATCTGTATCCATCCCTGCGAGTTCAAATGCCGGCGCGGAGAACTGGATCAGCCCGTAGCGATTCGGGCCCTTAAACGCGTGGCCTCTGACTGGTATTTCAAAAACATCGGCCCCCAAAGAGAGCCTTTTCCGGTAACCCGCGAGGAAAAAGTGGCCGTCGTCGGAGCGGGGCCGGCCGGCTTAACCTGCGCCTATTTTCTGGCAAAAATGGGATACCAGACCACCGTTTTTGAAGCCCAATCGGTGGCGGGCGGCATGCTGGGCATTGCGGTACCGGAGTTCAGGCTACCGCGCCAAGTGATCGAAGAAGAAATCCAATATATTCAAAACTGCGGTGTTGAAATCCGCTATAACGCACCCATTGATGCCAAACACACCTTTAATGACCTGCTAAATGAGGGCTACAGCGCGGTATTTATTGCCGCCGGAGCCCAGGCCAGCAAGCAAATCGGTATCCCCGGAGAAGAAGAAGGCCTCGAAGGCATTTACTATGGCCTTGATTTTTTAACCCAGGTCCGCATGGGCGAAAAGGTGCCGTTAAGCGGCAAAACGGTGATCATCGGCGGCGGTAATGTGGCCGTCGACGTCGCCCGGACCGCTTTAAGGACCGGCGCACAGGAGGCACAAATATTCTGCCTGGAGCCCCGTGATGAGATGCCGGCCTGGGAGCAAGATGTGGATGAGGCCATCGATGAGGGTATTGTCATCAACCCCGACCTGTCGCCAAGTAAAATCACCCACGAAAAGGGCAAGGTGACGGGCGTTGAGTTCACGCGCTGCATCTGCGTCTTTGACGATGAGGGCTGTTTTAATCCCACCTGTGATCTCGACGACACGCGCTTTGTGGATGCCGACAATGTCATTATCTCCATCGGCCAGGCCGCCGACATGTCGTTTCTTTCTGCCGACAGCCAGCTGGAGCGTGAACTCTGGGGCGCCCTGGTGGTGGACACCAACACACTGGCCACCAATGTGCCAGGTGTTTTTGCTGGTGGGGATTTTACCACTGGTCCGACCTTTGTGATTCGTGCAATTGCATCCGGCCGGCGGGCGGCTATTGCCATCGATAAATATCTGGGCGGTGACAAAAGTCGCGTGTATATCCCGGATGAAAAATCACCGCGGCATACGGGCACCAAACTGGCGCTTGAAAAAGAAGATATGGAGGACAAGCCCCGGGTGGAGGTCGAAGTCGAAAATGCCCAGGAACGGATAAGGGATTTTAGAGAAGTTGAAAAAGGATTTAGCGAAGAGGAGGCTTATCGCGAAGCCATCCGCTGCCTTCGATGCGATCTTGAAAAAGAGGAGAATGCGATATGA
- the nuoE gene encoding NADH-quinone oxidoreductase subunit NuoE has protein sequence MKPPEINWDRINEIIEKHKGDKWGLIPLLQEVQEHTGYIPPESIEPIAEAMNMYPSEVQGVITFYAGFALEPKGKYVLRVCRGTACHVKGSRSVLRLMQKELDLKEGETSSDYQFTLETVACLGACFLAPTMMINRDYFGKLSPIKVSSLLGEYQKK, from the coding sequence ATGAAACCACCTGAGATCAATTGGGACCGGATTAACGAAATTATCGAAAAGCATAAAGGCGATAAATGGGGGCTTATTCCTCTGCTTCAGGAAGTGCAGGAACATACCGGATATATACCGCCTGAATCGATAGAGCCGATTGCCGAAGCCATGAATATGTACCCGTCTGAAGTCCAGGGTGTTATTACGTTTTATGCCGGATTTGCTTTGGAGCCCAAAGGAAAATATGTCCTCAGAGTATGCCGCGGCACCGCCTGTCACGTCAAAGGCAGCCGCAGCGTTTTGCGCCTGATGCAAAAAGAGCTGGATCTGAAAGAGGGTGAAACCAGTTCCGATTATCAATTCACCCTCGAAACGGTGGCCTGCTTGGGCGCCTGTTTTCTGGCGCCGACCATGATGATCAACCGGGATTATTTCGGCAAGCTTTCCCCAATCAAGGTCAGCAGCCTTTTGGGAGAGTATCAAAAAAAATAA
- a CDS encoding molybdopterin-dependent oxidoreductase: protein MDNIVLTIDNKKISCPPGTSILQAATQKGIKIPHLCFHPDLKPFGACRLCLVEDQESGRLMASCVTPVAADMKLLSDTPRILSHRRNIVRLMIAEHPESCIVCSKGNRCQLRWVASQMGIGETDLYAMPNYKPLEQANPFITRDLSKCILCGKCIRADHELVVVGAIDYNLRGFTSRPATVHEQGLERSNCTFCGTCVSMCPTGALSAKNNQYVGSPTQESFSICSFCGVGCSLAMGQTANKVIDVNPAHLPDSVNKATLCVRGHFAHDFLNSRRRLIAPMMPKKGEDDTTQLAPVSWDEALDQVAKRLHQIKDESGPQSIAFMGSSKCSNEENYLFQKIARVLVGTNNVDNGGYVSGQFLANIVDQKTGGGCRPTPFSDLEKADAIVVLGADPNHSLPVVSYHLKRTAKNGVPLIVVDPRKTELVSFSSLWLPITPGTDLELINALAALLHETNDYDSEFIDRYAEGFSLFTYALSSLDMNKVCRLTGLKMQQLNAMAELIKEKRIAFVIGHGILQQRYGTHALGAILNLSLMTGSLGTQGAGLYLLARESNQNGAMDMGTVPDLLPGRLPIVENGNRKAWEKNWDVKISPDPGLNMARIIEAAENGQLKALYIMGENPLRSLPQPQRVKAALKKLELLVVQDILDSEIVKLADVVLPAAATSEKNGSFTNLEGRIQNFSAVVPPPGKAKADWEILDMLASRLGAPEAYGTLEKIRDEIRRLVPAYAELNAGDTAWVKPASPMAVFGNADTSEKVSFSPVVSTADEPADGTYPFTAILGSLRYHLGSGTRTSTSERIQDFDHVGNVALNSSDADQLKLKDGDTVKIETQWGEIQRKIDCSNRIETGQLFVPLAVNANDAMNLIDLSDLAEPNAGGWKTCAAKITKA, encoded by the coding sequence TTGGACAACATCGTCTTAACCATCGACAATAAAAAGATTAGCTGTCCCCCCGGGACTTCTATTTTACAAGCTGCGACCCAAAAAGGCATTAAGATACCCCACCTCTGTTTTCATCCGGATCTGAAACCCTTTGGCGCCTGTCGGCTCTGTCTGGTGGAGGATCAAGAAAGTGGTCGCCTGATGGCTTCGTGTGTTACCCCCGTTGCAGCGGATATGAAACTTTTGTCCGATACACCGCGCATCCTGAGCCATCGCCGCAATATCGTCCGCTTGATGATTGCCGAACATCCGGAATCCTGCATAGTTTGCAGCAAGGGCAACCGCTGTCAACTACGATGGGTCGCCTCGCAGATGGGTATTGGCGAAACGGATCTGTATGCCATGCCCAACTACAAGCCTCTGGAGCAGGCCAATCCGTTTATTACCCGTGATTTGAGCAAATGTATTTTGTGCGGAAAATGCATCCGGGCAGATCATGAACTGGTGGTGGTCGGTGCCATTGATTATAATTTGAGAGGTTTTACATCTCGACCGGCAACGGTTCATGAACAGGGGCTTGAGCGCTCAAATTGCACCTTTTGCGGCACCTGCGTTTCCATGTGCCCCACCGGTGCACTGTCGGCCAAAAACAACCAATACGTCGGTAGCCCGACGCAGGAGTCGTTTTCAATTTGCAGTTTTTGCGGCGTGGGTTGCAGCCTGGCCATGGGGCAAACCGCCAACAAAGTCATCGACGTTAATCCGGCGCATTTGCCCGATAGTGTCAACAAGGCCACCCTATGTGTGCGCGGCCATTTTGCCCATGATTTTTTAAATTCGCGACGGCGCCTCATCGCTCCGATGATGCCCAAAAAAGGAGAAGATGATACCACCCAATTGGCCCCGGTTTCATGGGATGAAGCCCTGGATCAGGTGGCCAAACGGTTGCACCAAATAAAGGATGAAAGCGGACCGCAAAGCATTGCTTTCATGGGCTCTTCAAAGTGCAGTAATGAAGAAAATTATCTGTTTCAAAAAATAGCTCGGGTGCTGGTCGGCACCAACAATGTCGACAACGGCGGGTATGTTTCCGGGCAATTTTTAGCAAACATCGTAGATCAAAAAACCGGCGGTGGATGTCGCCCGACACCTTTCAGCGATTTGGAAAAAGCAGATGCCATCGTGGTCCTTGGGGCCGACCCCAACCACTCTCTTCCAGTGGTCAGCTACCATCTGAAGCGCACGGCTAAAAACGGCGTTCCGCTGATTGTGGTCGACCCGCGCAAAACCGAACTGGTTAGCTTTTCATCCTTATGGCTTCCCATCACACCCGGCACCGATCTGGAATTGATCAATGCCCTGGCCGCTTTGCTGCATGAAACCAATGACTACGATTCTGAGTTTATTGACCGCTACGCTGAAGGATTCAGTCTTTTTACCTATGCGTTGTCTTCGCTGGATATGAATAAAGTTTGCCGCTTGACTGGACTTAAGATGCAACAATTAAATGCCATGGCCGAATTGATTAAAGAAAAACGCATCGCATTTGTCATCGGTCATGGCATTTTGCAGCAACGTTATGGCACGCACGCCCTGGGCGCGATTCTCAATCTGTCATTGATGACCGGGAGTCTGGGCACACAGGGTGCCGGACTGTATCTGTTGGCCAGAGAGAGCAATCAGAACGGCGCCATGGATATGGGCACAGTGCCGGACCTGCTGCCCGGAAGATTGCCGATCGTTGAAAATGGCAACCGAAAAGCATGGGAAAAGAATTGGGATGTCAAGATTTCCCCGGATCCGGGCCTGAATATGGCGCGGATTATCGAGGCGGCTGAAAACGGCCAGCTCAAAGCCCTGTATATCATGGGTGAAAATCCGCTGCGGTCTCTACCACAGCCGCAACGTGTGAAAGCAGCGCTGAAAAAGTTAGAGCTCCTCGTTGTGCAGGATATTCTGGACAGTGAAATCGTCAAACTGGCAGATGTAGTTTTGCCCGCTGCCGCTACCAGCGAAAAGAACGGTTCCTTTACCAATTTGGAAGGCCGCATCCAAAATTTTTCAGCCGTGGTGCCTCCGCCCGGCAAGGCCAAGGCCGACTGGGAAATCCTGGATATGCTGGCGTCCCGTTTGGGAGCCCCTGAGGCGTATGGCACCCTCGAAAAAATCCGTGATGAGATCCGCCGTCTGGTACCTGCTTATGCCGAATTAAATGCTGGCGACACCGCCTGGGTGAAACCCGCCAGCCCAATGGCAGTTTTTGGGAACGCCGACACTTCCGAGAAGGTATCTTTTTCACCAGTGGTCTCAACAGCGGATGAACCCGCTGATGGGACTTATCCATTTACGGCCATATTGGGCTCTTTGCGCTATCACCTGGGCAGCGGCACCCGAACGAGCACCTCTGAGCGCATTCAAGATTTTGACCATGTCGGAAATGTGGCCCTTAACAGTTCGGATGCAGATCAACTGAAACTAAAAGATGGGGATACCGTAAAAATTGAGACCCAATGGGGTGAAATCCAACGCAAAATTGATTGCAGCAATCGCATCGAAACCGGCCAGCTTTTTGTTCCGCTGGCGGTCAATGCCAACGATGCCATGAATCTGATTGACTTAAGCGATCTGGCCGAACCGAATGCGGGCGGATGGAAAACATGCGCCGCTAAAATCACAAAGGCATAA
- a CDS encoding methylenetetrahydrofolate reductase, whose protein sequence is MKLKEALKKKQFVVTSEIQAPIDQEPEDLVRSLSKVRGRVDGVSLSEVEFEGVVGDTINTCQLLDQNQFEPIYQTTTRDKNRIQLQKDLVDAHEAGIDNLLVFTEDYRITGDSLQEMMFFHVDAGKLQSVLEHIKKGQTVEGDTLKSKADFLVGSGVESSWGKNVPDLEMKEMEELTKMGTGYFLTTPVFDVDQFAKFLRRVDTFNVPVIAEVMILRTAGMGRFLNRHLKSGLVPEWMIQKLAQAPDKLKASTEIFADIVTGLKDLCQGVHIITIGGEEKLKNYLDAAKLK, encoded by the coding sequence TCTGGTCCGCAGCCTATCCAAAGTGCGCGGGCGGGTAGATGGTGTTTCACTGTCTGAAGTCGAATTTGAAGGGGTGGTCGGGGACACCATTAATACCTGCCAGCTGTTGGATCAAAATCAATTTGAGCCGATTTATCAAACCACCACCCGAGATAAAAACCGCATTCAATTGCAAAAAGATCTGGTTGACGCCCACGAAGCCGGGATCGATAACCTCCTGGTATTTACCGAGGATTATCGCATTACCGGCGACAGTTTGCAGGAAATGATGTTTTTCCATGTCGACGCCGGTAAATTGCAATCGGTACTGGAACACATCAAAAAGGGACAAACCGTTGAAGGCGATACCCTCAAATCCAAAGCTGATTTTCTGGTGGGATCAGGCGTGGAGTCGTCCTGGGGCAAAAATGTGCCCGATCTGGAAATGAAGGAAATGGAGGAGCTGACCAAAATGGGCACCGGATATTTCCTGACCACGCCTGTTTTTGATGTCGATCAATTTGCCAAGTTTTTGCGCCGGGTCGATACCTTTAACGTGCCGGTCATTGCCGAGGTCATGATCCTGCGCACCGCCGGCATGGGACGCTTTCTCAACCGGCATTTAAAATCCGGCCTGGTGCCGGAATGGATGATCCAGAAATTGGCCCAGGCACCGGACAAGCTCAAAGCCAGCACTGAAATTTTTGCTGATATTGTCACCGGCCTCAAAGATTTGTGCCAGGGCGTTCATATCATTACCATCGGCGGTGAAGAAAAGCTAAAAAATTATCTGGATGCAGCAAAATTAAAATAG